One stretch of Erpetoichthys calabaricus chromosome 14, fErpCal1.3, whole genome shotgun sequence DNA includes these proteins:
- the kcnj16a gene encoding inward rectifier potassium channel 16, translating into MSYTSTQYVTLQLSDGSRKLSFSKAVGQKSVGQNRRQKRSRYVQEDGSCNVLFHHLPGEWGSYISDIFTTLVEIRWRIMLLIYSLSYVLSWLFFGVLFWLIAIIHGDMDDPNNDPCMANVRSFAGAFLFSLESQATIGYGYRCVTEECALAIILLTAQSVLSCIIDTFIIGGAVAKMASGRRRAQTIGFSDCAVICLRDGKLCLVWRIGDFRQNHMVEGTARAQLLRFQDHPRGKVSMTYHDLKLSDNEVILVTPVLIVHEIGPGSPFYGMSRRDLLQEDFELVVTFTYTGDSTGILHQTRTAFAPEDILWGHQFLNMLKVKERYYKVDYAEFNNTKEVYAPDYSAEEHNQKEQAWFIQPCIISHDTETKTSYPELKPSITSKNHENQLHKSNEVLLDLQEPEITKSYPEQCGETKLCVSDLPGPESSTGLSSCNGPESESSTSDQPGPKNRRNLLDLEEPILVTPHSGPEIPGTGINHGVGPNVIPSDNVTPKGGTNHPDIQDLHPGVKCSALRQSESGTKHSPDINNLFVHQPWDKPPEAISREGMMKENPTEEEPLYAKASLPTGNISRETQL; encoded by the coding sequence ATGAGCTACACCAGCACCCAGTACGTTACTCTCCAACTTTCAGATGGGTCTCGGAAGTTGAGCTTTAGCAAAGCTGTGGGCCAGAAGTCGGTTGGGCAGAACAGGCGACAGAAGAGGAGTCGTTACGTCCAGGAGGACGGTAGCTGTAATGTTCTTTTTCATCATCTGCCTGGGGAATGGGGCAGCTACATATCCGATATCTTCACCACTTTAGTAGAGATCAGATGGCGCATCATGCTTCTTATCTACTCCCTTTCATATGTCTTGTCCTGGCTTTTTTTTGGGGTCCTCTTCTGGCTGATCGCTATAATCCATGGAGACATGGATGACCCCAATAATGATCCCTGCATGGCCAATGTGCGCAGTTTTGCGGGGGCTTTCCTCTTCTCCCTGGAATCCCAAGCCACCATTGGCTATGGATACCGCTGTGTGACCGAGGAGTGCGCCCTGGCCATCATCCTCTTGACCGCCCAGTCCGTCCTGAGCTGCATCATTGACACCTTCATCATCGGAGGTGCCGTGGCCAAGATGGCTTCTGGCAGGAGGAGGGCTCAGACAATTGGCTTTAGTGACTGCGCTGTCATCTGCCTCCGGGATGGCAAGCTGTGCCTAGTCTGGCGCATTGGTGATTTCCGTCAGAATCACATGGTAGAAGGTACTGCAAGAGCACAGCTCCTCCGTTTTCAAGACCACCCACGTGGCAAGGTGTCCATGACCTACCATGACCTGAAACTGTCAGACAATGAGGTCATCCTGGTCACGCCAGTCCTGATAGTCCACGAGATAGGACCTGGCAGCCCCTTCTATGGCATGAGCAGGCGAGATCTCCTGCAAGAAGACTTTGAGCTAGTGGTCACTTTTACCTACACTGGTGATTCCACAGGGATTCTGCACCAGACTCGCACAGCTTTTGCTCCTGAAGATATCCTCTGGGGCCACCAGTTCCTGAATATGCTGAAGGTTAAAGAAAGATACTACAAGGTAGACTATGCAGAGTTCAACAATACCAAGGAGGTCTATGCGCCAGACTACAGTGCTGAGGAGCATAACCAAAAAGAGCAGGCCTGGTTTATCCAGCCTTGTATTATCAGCCACGACACGGAAACCAAAACAAGCTATCCCGAGCTCAAACCATCCATAACCAGCAAAAACCATGAAAACCAACTCCACAAATCCAATGAAGTCCTTCTAGACCTTCAGGAGCCTGAAATTACAAAAAGCTATCCAGAGCAATGTGGGGAAACCAAACTGTGCGTCTCAGACCTTCCGGGGCCTGAATCCTCAACAGGCCTTTCCAGTTGCAATGGACCAGAGTCAGAAAGCAGCACATCAGACCAACCTGGTCCCAAAAACAGAAGGAACCTTCTAGACCTCGAGGAGCCCATTCTCGTTACACCCCACTCAGGACCTGAGATCCCAGGAACTGGCATAAATCATGGAGTCGGCCCCAATGTCATACCTTCAGACAACGTGACACCCAAGGGCGGCACCAATCATCCAGATATTCAAGACCTACACCCTGGCGTGAAGTGTTCGGCCCTTCGACAGTCCGAGAGCGGCACAAAGCATTCACCTGATATCAATAATCTTTTCGTCCATCAACCGTGGGACAAGCCACCAGAGGCCATCAGCAGAGAGGGAATGATGAAGGAGAACCCAACAGAGGAGGAACCGCTGTACGCGAAAGCTTCTCTTCCGACGGGTAACATCTCAAGAGAGACTCAGCTGTGA